In Molothrus aeneus isolate 106 chromosome 11, BPBGC_Maene_1.0, whole genome shotgun sequence, a genomic segment contains:
- the NETO2 gene encoding neuropilin and tolloid-like protein 2 isoform X2 codes for MALHKLCSVLEVLLVTILVVEGIAVAQKTQGGQNIGVNRIPPTQCDNWVRTSNGGHFASPNYPNMYPPNQECIYILEAAPRQRIELTFDEPYYIEPSFECRFDHLEVRDGPFGFSPLINRYCGLKSPALIRSTGRFMWIKFISDEELEGKGFQAKYSFIPDPDFTYLGGILNPIPDCQFELSGADGIVRSSQVEQEGKTKPGQAVDCIWTIKATPNAKIYMRFLDYQMEHSNECKRNFVAVYDGSSSIENLKAKFCSTVANDVTLQTGTGVVRMWADEGSRLSRFRMLFTSFVDPPCSGNTYFCHSNMCINNSLVCNGIQNCAYPWDENHCREKKRTGLFEQITKTHGTIIGITTGIVLVLLIISILVQVKQPRKKVMACKTAFNKTGFQEVFDPPHYELFSLRDKEISADLADLSEELENYQKLRRPSTASRCIHDHHCGSQASSMKQSRSNLSSMELPFRNDFAQPQPMKTFNSTFKKSTYTFKQAHDCPEQVIEDRVMEEIPCEIYVRGREDTAQGSLSIDF; via the exons ATGGCCCTGCACAAACTCTGCTCGGTGCTGGAAG TGTTGCTTGTAACAATCCTGGTAGTGGAAGGCATTGCTGTTGCACAGAAGACACAAG GTGGGCAAAACATTGGAGTGAATCGCATTCCTCCCACCCAGTGTGACAACTGGGTCCGGACCAGTAATGGAGGACATTTTGCTTCACCAAACTACCCAAACATGTACCCACCCAATCAAGAGTGCATCTACATCTTAGAAG CTGCTCCACGACAAAGAATTGAGTTGACCTTTGATGAACCTTATTACATAGAACCCTCATTTGAATGTCGGTTTGATCACCTGGAGGTTCGGGATGGACCTTTTGGGTTCTCCCCTCTCATTAATCGTTACTGTGGTCTGAAAAGTCCTGCACTAATTAGATCAACAGGGAGATTCATGTGGATCAAGTTTATTTCTGATGAGGAGCTGGAAGGAAAGGGATTTCAAGCAAAGTACTCATTTATACCAG ATCCTGACTTCACTTACCTAGGAGGTAttttaaatcccatcccag ACTGCCAGTTTGAGCTCTCAGGAGCTGATGGAATAGTACGTTCCAGTCAAGTagaacaagaaggaaaaacaaaaccaggacaagCAGTTGACTGTATCTGGACAATTAAAGCCACTCCAAATGCTAAG ATCTACATGCGATTTCTGGACTATCAAATGGAGCACTCCAATGAGTGCAAAAGGAACTTTGTTGCTGTGTATGATGGCAGCAGTTCCATTGAGAACCTGAAGGCCAAGTTCTGCAGCACGGTGGCCAACGATGTGACGCTGCAGACGGGCACGGGCGTGGTGCGCATGTGGGCCGATGAAGGCAGCAGGCTGAGCCGCTTCAGAATGCTCTTCACCTCCTTTGTGGATC ctccctgctcaggcaaCACTTACTTCTGCCATAGCAACATGTGCATCAATAATTCTTTAGTCTGCAATGGCATTCAGAACTGTGCATACCCTTGGGATGAGAATCACTGCAGAG aaaagaaaagaactggATTGTTTGAACAAATCACCAAAACCCATGGGACAATCATTGGCATCACAACAGGGATAGTTTTAGTCCTTCTCATCATTTCAATTCTAGTGCAAGTAAAGCAACCTCGCAAAAAGGTTATGGCTTGCAAGACTGCCTTCAATAAAACTGGTTTCCAGGAAGTTTTTGATCCTCCTCACTATGAACTGTTCTCACTAAGGGACAAGGAAATTTCTGCAGATTTGGCAGATTTATCAGAGGAACTTGAAAACTATCAGAAGCTGCGCCGCCCTTCAACAGCTTCCAGATGCATCCACGACCACCACTGTGGCTCCCAGGCCTCCAGCATGAAACAGAGCAGGAGCAACCTGAGCTCCATGGAGCTGCCCTTCCGCAATGACTTcgcacagccccagcccatgaAAACCTTCAACAGCACATTCAAGAAAAGCACTTACACTTTCAAGCAAGCTCACGACTGCCCCGAGCAGGTGATAGAAGACAGGGTGATGGAGGAGATTCCATGTGAAATTTATGTCAGAGGAAGGGAAGATACAGCACAAGGTTCATTATCTATTGACTTTTAA
- the NETO2 gene encoding neuropilin and tolloid-like protein 2 isoform X1, translated as MQANGRFEEWHINLLDFILFLPPVLLVTILVVEGIAVAQKTQGGQNIGVNRIPPTQCDNWVRTSNGGHFASPNYPNMYPPNQECIYILEAAPRQRIELTFDEPYYIEPSFECRFDHLEVRDGPFGFSPLINRYCGLKSPALIRSTGRFMWIKFISDEELEGKGFQAKYSFIPDPDFTYLGGILNPIPDCQFELSGADGIVRSSQVEQEGKTKPGQAVDCIWTIKATPNAKIYMRFLDYQMEHSNECKRNFVAVYDGSSSIENLKAKFCSTVANDVTLQTGTGVVRMWADEGSRLSRFRMLFTSFVDPPCSGNTYFCHSNMCINNSLVCNGIQNCAYPWDENHCREKKRTGLFEQITKTHGTIIGITTGIVLVLLIISILVQVKQPRKKVMACKTAFNKTGFQEVFDPPHYELFSLRDKEISADLADLSEELENYQKLRRPSTASRCIHDHHCGSQASSMKQSRSNLSSMELPFRNDFAQPQPMKTFNSTFKKSTYTFKQAHDCPEQVIEDRVMEEIPCEIYVRGREDTAQGSLSIDF; from the exons ATGCAAGCAAATGGAAGATTTGAAGAGTGGCATATTAATTTACTTGATTTcattctctttctccctcctg TGTTGCTTGTAACAATCCTGGTAGTGGAAGGCATTGCTGTTGCACAGAAGACACAAG GTGGGCAAAACATTGGAGTGAATCGCATTCCTCCCACCCAGTGTGACAACTGGGTCCGGACCAGTAATGGAGGACATTTTGCTTCACCAAACTACCCAAACATGTACCCACCCAATCAAGAGTGCATCTACATCTTAGAAG CTGCTCCACGACAAAGAATTGAGTTGACCTTTGATGAACCTTATTACATAGAACCCTCATTTGAATGTCGGTTTGATCACCTGGAGGTTCGGGATGGACCTTTTGGGTTCTCCCCTCTCATTAATCGTTACTGTGGTCTGAAAAGTCCTGCACTAATTAGATCAACAGGGAGATTCATGTGGATCAAGTTTATTTCTGATGAGGAGCTGGAAGGAAAGGGATTTCAAGCAAAGTACTCATTTATACCAG ATCCTGACTTCACTTACCTAGGAGGTAttttaaatcccatcccag ACTGCCAGTTTGAGCTCTCAGGAGCTGATGGAATAGTACGTTCCAGTCAAGTagaacaagaaggaaaaacaaaaccaggacaagCAGTTGACTGTATCTGGACAATTAAAGCCACTCCAAATGCTAAG ATCTACATGCGATTTCTGGACTATCAAATGGAGCACTCCAATGAGTGCAAAAGGAACTTTGTTGCTGTGTATGATGGCAGCAGTTCCATTGAGAACCTGAAGGCCAAGTTCTGCAGCACGGTGGCCAACGATGTGACGCTGCAGACGGGCACGGGCGTGGTGCGCATGTGGGCCGATGAAGGCAGCAGGCTGAGCCGCTTCAGAATGCTCTTCACCTCCTTTGTGGATC ctccctgctcaggcaaCACTTACTTCTGCCATAGCAACATGTGCATCAATAATTCTTTAGTCTGCAATGGCATTCAGAACTGTGCATACCCTTGGGATGAGAATCACTGCAGAG aaaagaaaagaactggATTGTTTGAACAAATCACCAAAACCCATGGGACAATCATTGGCATCACAACAGGGATAGTTTTAGTCCTTCTCATCATTTCAATTCTAGTGCAAGTAAAGCAACCTCGCAAAAAGGTTATGGCTTGCAAGACTGCCTTCAATAAAACTGGTTTCCAGGAAGTTTTTGATCCTCCTCACTATGAACTGTTCTCACTAAGGGACAAGGAAATTTCTGCAGATTTGGCAGATTTATCAGAGGAACTTGAAAACTATCAGAAGCTGCGCCGCCCTTCAACAGCTTCCAGATGCATCCACGACCACCACTGTGGCTCCCAGGCCTCCAGCATGAAACAGAGCAGGAGCAACCTGAGCTCCATGGAGCTGCCCTTCCGCAATGACTTcgcacagccccagcccatgaAAACCTTCAACAGCACATTCAAGAAAAGCACTTACACTTTCAAGCAAGCTCACGACTGCCCCGAGCAGGTGATAGAAGACAGGGTGATGGAGGAGATTCCATGTGAAATTTATGTCAGAGGAAGGGAAGATACAGCACAAGGTTCATTATCTATTGACTTTTAA